Proteins from a genomic interval of Colletotrichum higginsianum IMI 349063 chromosome 6, whole genome shotgun sequence:
- a CDS encoding Haloacid dehalogenase-like hydrolase, with the protein MKRFISSMTAAPRRFAPLKPGAAPNSNAPRLKGIVFDVDGTLCEPQNYMFSEMRQALGITKSIDILDHIYALPTKEAQETAMESIRQIERTAMASQVAQPGLTELMSYLDSRGVRKGICTRNFDAPVAHLLGKFLEGSLFEPVVTRDFRPPKPDPAGILHIARTWGLVKPAKSEADREPRSGIAPGAEGPLGDASELIMVGDSIDDMTAGRRAGAATVLLANDVNLHLADHEHTDLVIHRLDELIPILEEGFSGRELAFST; encoded by the exons ATGAAGAGGTTTATTTCAAGTATGACGGCAGCTCCCCGCCGGTTTGCTCCGCTGAAGCCTGGCGCTGCACCCAACTCAAACGCACCCCGACTGAAGGGCATTGTCTTTGACGTGGACGGGACATTATG TGAGCCCCAAAACTATATGTTTAGTGAGATGCGCCAGGCACTCGGCATCACCAAATccatcgacatcctcgaccaCATCTACGCCCTCCCCACAAAGGAGGCTCAGGAGACGGCCATGGAATCCATCCGCCAGATTGAGCGTACCGCAATGGCTTCCCAGGTTGCTCAGCCGGGTCTCACCGAACTCATGTCCTACCTCGACAGCCGCGGTGTGCGCAAAGGCATCTGCACCCGCAACTTCGACGCCCCTGTCGCCCATCTGCTCGGCAAGTTCCTCGAGGGCTCGCTCTTCGAGCCCGTCGTCACACGTGACTTCCGCCCACCCAAACCCGATCCAGCCGGTATTCTCCATATCGCTCGGACCTGGGGACTGGTCAAGCCGGCAAAGTCAGAGGCAGATCGGGAGCCTAGAAGCGGAATTGCACCTGGAGCCGAAGGCCCCCTAGGCGATGCTAGCGAGTTGATCATGGTTGGAGACTCCATCGACGACATGACGGCGGGCCGAAGGGCTggcgcggcgacggtgtTGCTTGCCAACGACGTGAATCTGCATCTGGCTGACCATGAGCACACTGATTTGGTGATTCATCGGCTGGACGAGCTGATCCCCATTCTCGAAGAGGGGTTCAGTGGCAGAGAGTTGGCGTTTTCAACGTGA